The sequence GGAGCTCTTTCATGAACTTGTTCCTTTTACAATCAAAGGGAGGGTGCAGGTGCTGGTCAAGGGCTTGGCAACCTGTATGGAAGAAGGTTCCACACCTCTGCTTGAGAGTCACCAGGGCACTGTGTCCTTGGGAAGAGTGGGCCAAGACCTGGGGGTGCAGGGTGGGCTCTGAATAGGTGCTGAGGAGGTGGGGAGCTCAGCTCCTCCACGGCTGTGTGGAGGGTAGCAGTAGACAGACGCGACAGAGGGCAGGAAATCTAGAGCCGCACACGATGTGGCCACAAAAGGACAGTTGACAAAGGGCTTCCAGTTCAGCTAGCGGCCAAGGACAGTGAGAGTAAGAATACGCAACTGTGGGACTCACTGGCTCTGAAGTGATCAGCCTCCCTGGATAAGCGATGGTGGAGATATGAAGGGGTTTCCAGGCTGCAGAATTCAAGGCCTATGTGGCTAAGAGGTTCTGGTACCTTCTAAAGAGAACTAGACTTTGGTGGTTATGGAAAGGGTCAAGCTTCTAGAATGCTTCCCTCTCAATGAGAACAGCAGCTCCAcgtggctgggaagctcaaagTGGTTTtgatacagaaaagagaaagtggaCTCTATCTTTGATTTGGGATCCTACTCCTGACCCTGTGAACTTCTTGGCTCCCTCCTGAGGACTCCGGCCTGAAAATGGCCCTgtacggctgggcgcggtggctcacgcctgtaatcccagcactttgggaggccgaggcgggcggatcacaaggtcaggagatcgagaccacggtgaaaccccgtttctactaaaaatacaaaaaattagccgggcgcggtggcgggcgcctgtagtcccagctactcaggaggctgaggcaggagaatggcgtgaacccgggaggcggagcttgcagtgagccgagattgcgccactgcactccagcctgggcgacagagcgagactctgtctcaaaaaaaaaaaaagaaaatggccctGTAGGTTCTCCCTGCTCTCTGACTTCTCCGGGCCTGCTGGCCACTGTCTTGGCTGAGACTGCTCTAGTCTCCAGAAAGGAGACCTGCTCGCTCCTAAAGAGTATCAAggtcaggccaggcgtggtggctcacacctgtaatcccagcactttgggaagctgagacaggcagatcacgaggtcaggagattgagatcagcctggctaacatggtaaaatccatctctactaaaaatagaaaaatttagccgggtgtggtggcacgcgcctgtggtcccaggtactcgggaggctgaagcaggagaacagcttgaaaccaggaggctgaggttgcagtgagccaagacagcgccactgcactgcagtctgggtgacagagtgagactttgtaaGACGAaagaaggacggaaggaaggaaggaaggaaggaaggaaggaaggaaggaaggaaggagggaaggagggaaggagggaaggagggaaggagggaaggagggaaggagggaaggagggaaggagggagggagggaaggagggaaggagggagggagggagggagggagggaaggaaggaaggaaggaaggaaggaaggaaggaaggttggtCAGGGGAGAAGTGGAAAGACTGAAATAGATAAAGGATTCTAAAGAGATATAACAGCCAAATGCAATGCATGAAACCCTGaccagataaaaataaaaaagccataAAATACAAGTTTGAAGTCATGGAGTAATCTGAGTTGGACTAGACATGTGATATATGTGAGGCCTGTGATCTTCCCAGGAGTGAGGTAGCACAGCACAGGGCAGAGACCCTTCCATAGAAGAAAAACACTGGTGCTAGTGCCCAGGGCAGAAGTGAGTGATGTCTTCTCACCTTCAAACACTCCAGGAAAATAGCCCCAACACATAGAATTAAGTGGACATGGCAAAATATTAACTATTCTACCTAGGTTGTGGGTGTATGGATATTTAGCATTCAATTATTCCGATTTCTCTGTGTacgtatatgtatttttttagagacagggtctcactctgtcgaccaggctggagtacaggggtacaatcatagctcactgtacatgctcaagtgatccttctgcctcagactcctgagcagttgggactacaggtgtgtagcATCATAGCCcagttaatgtttttttttttttttttttttttttttgagatgggttttgctagctgggcgcagtggctcatgcctgtaatcctagcactttgggaggccaaggcaggcagatcatctgaggccaggagttcaagaccagcctgggcaacatggtaaaaccctgtctctactaaaaatacaaaaattagccaggcatggtggcaggcgcctgtaatcccagctacttgggaggctgaggcaggagaatcacttgaacccaggaggcagaggttgcagcaagctgagattgagccactgcattccagcctgggcaacagagcaaaaactctgtctcaaaaaaaaaaaaagagagagagatgggttttgctatattgcccaagctggtcacgtgtacaaacacacacacacacacacacacacacacacacacacacacacacacaacagggCAAAGGTTCTAAAATTTTAAACCTGGTAAATCTGGGTAAGGGTATATAGGAGTTGTTCTACTACactcttttttcaacttttttgaaagtttgaagttatttcaaaataaaaagttttccaaactttagtgatcctcctgcctcagcctgccaaagtgctgggatgacaggcatgagccactgtgcctggcccctctgtatatttttaaaatttcatgttaaaAGATGGACAAGGCTGGatgaggtggttcacacctgtcttcccagctgtttgggaggccgaggtgggaagactgcttgaggccaggtgttcaagaccaacttggccaacatagtgagaccccacttttttctaactaaaaaaaattttttcaagttGAAAAAAATAGCCATGAGACAAGCCTTGAAACTGCAAAACAACAATGGAGTATGTGTGACAGGAGGTACTACTCTACAGTGGGGGCTAAAGCCATACACAAGCTGTTACTACTAAATGGGAAACTGACTGAAAAATGTCAATGTCAAGAGGGATTGAAATCAAATTTTTTCAATAGTGGGTTACATAATCAGAAATCTAGATAGGCAGGAAACATactagctttatttatttatttagatagagtctcactctgtcacccaggctggagtgcagtggcacgaacttggctcactgtaaccttcgcctctcaggttcaagcgattctcctgcctcagcctcctgagtagctgggactacaggtgtgtgccaccacatccggctaatttttgtatttttagtagggacggggtttcaccatgttggtcaggccggtcttaaactcctacctcaagtgatccacccaccttagcctctcaaagtgctgggattacaggtgtgagccacacctggctggtactggttttaaaaataacaaaagtaacaCATACACATAGAAAAAGGTCAAAGAAGTACATAGCATGAAAACGAATGCTGTGTCCCTTCCCAGACCATTTCTGTGAATAAATATGTAACACCACGAAACGATGACGACTAACATTTCCTGAATGCCAGACACCACTTTACGTGCTTTCCACACATTCACTATCTCAttcaatcttcacaacaacctcgTGCAGTAGGTGTAACTGTCACCCTCATTTCAGAGAGCAGAGAGGCTGGAGGCCAAGGGGCAATTTCAGCCAGGGTGGCTGGTGATGCCTCAGTGAAACCAAGAGCGAACAGTGACAGCAGCGGCCACCTGCTGGTCTGCAGGGAAGGTGCCCTTGGCAGAAAGAATAGCAAGTGCCAGGGCTGTGCTGGAGCCAGGCTTGGCATGTGTGAGAACAAGATAGAGAATGAGGGAGGTGGCCCCAGGAGGCATGTGGGCTCAGGCAGCAGTCTCTGCCTATGGTGCCACGCTGAAGACTCAGTATTGTGTGTGACAGATGAAGGCTCTGAGAAGACAGCTCTGACCAAAGCTAGAATGCAAAACCAGACTCAAACACAACCACTGGTCTGTGTCCTAAACACAATGGACCTTTACACTCTGGAATTTCTCAAACGGAGCAATGCATAGACACCCCCATGGGCCCCTTGCACACCCACAGATTCTCCTAGGAGTCACATTCTCCCTTCAGATAGACTCTGGGTGCCGACACTCCCAAACATGCTCTCGAGGAGCAGTCTCTGTGATCTTCAAGACAATCCAGAATATTCTTAAAACTTTTTAgatcataaaatttaaaacacaaattaaaaaacaaattatcataaggctgggcacagtggctcatgcctgtaatcccagcactttgcaaggccgaggcaggaggatcacttgagcccatgagttcaagactagcccgggcaacatagtgagaccctgcctctacaaaaaagtcaaaaagttagTCAcacatggtggtatgcacctgtattcccagctacttgcggggctgaggtgaggaggattgcttgagctcagaggttgaggctgcagtgagctaagatcatgccactataatccggcctgggtgacagagtgagaccctgtctcaaaaaacacatagggccgggtgtggtggctcacgcctgtaatcccagcactttgggaggctgaggcgggcagatcacttcagtccagaagttcaagaccagcctggccaacatggtgaaaccccatctttactacaaatacaaaaaattagttggttgtggtggtgcatgcctgtaatctcagctacttgggaggctgaggcaggagaatcgtttgaacttgggagacagaggttgcagtgagctgagatcgcaccactgtactccggcgTGGGCAGCAgcgcaaaactgtctcaaaaaataaaaaaaaacccaaaaacagaATCACAAAATGTATCACAGCCTCAGAGATCCCCACGAATGCCTAAGTGGCCCTGAGTTTGGGAAGCACTACTCAATAATAGTCCTATCTGTCCCACAACAGACAGGAGAACTGGGCTGCACCTACTGGCAACAAACACAGCAACCCTTGACTGGAGAAAGGTCCATGCCACGATCTCCTTATTCCGTAAGCCACTAATTTTGTCCTCTCTCCTCCACTTTTCACTGAGGAACAAGCTCTTGGAAGGATGGAGATACCTGCCTAGTAGCTGAGCCAGCCACATCAACCCTGGAGAGCAGGTGGAGGGCAGATGCTGTGATCATCCCAGAAGAGAAGACACAGTTGGAGGCAGACGCATGGTCTCTACTTTCAGCTACCCTCAATGCAGCCTGGTCCTCAAAGGCCAGAAGAGCCCCTTGTTTATGTGGTGACCTCAGGAAGGGCTGCTCCTGCACCAAGGCTTTGAGTGCATGCTAACACAGTAACCGTCATATACTCAAAATCTCAGCTCTAAGAACTAGAGATGAGGAGCTGCAAGCCACTCTGCAGTTATCAAAGGCACAGCTGAGGGGGTTTGTGCTGACCAAGCTAGTTGCCTGGTGTTTGGATTGGGACATATTTACTTTGGAAAATACGCAGCAACAGCCCAGCACCAAAGTTCACATCGAAACCCCACTGATGACCTTGGCTGCTTTCATCTCTGAAGCGCCACTTCTCAGAAGCACAGAGGTAAGTTGGGTTTCTAATATTTCTGCTGATCATAAATTATTTATGGTATTCAAAGATAGGCAACTGGTTCATTTTTCTAGCAAACTAATTCAGAAGCTTTCTACACGTTTTAGAAGtgggaaatgttttcatttttcaatctGCCTGTTATAAAATTGTGTCAGTTGCATTGTTGGGAGAGTTGACAAAATTAGAATAGGAACTGTGGAATAGATGAAAGTATTGTACTTTTATTAATCAAATTGGGTAACTGTCCTGTGATTATGTATGAGAATATCCTTGCTTTTAGGTATTTTCCCTGAAGTATTAGTATTAAAGGTTAGAGGgaccgggagcagtggctcacacctgtaatcccagcactttgggaggcagaggcaggcagatcacaaggtcaggagttcaagaccagcctgaccaacctggtgaagccaagtctctactaaaaatacaaaaattagctgggcgtggtggcgcgtgcctgtaatcccagctactcaggaggctgaggcaggagaatcgcttgaacccaggaggcagaggttgcagtgagcagagatcgtgccactgcactccagcctggacgacagagtgagacgccatcaaaacaaaaaaaaaggttagaggaacaAGATATAGGAGACCTACTCTCAAATGGTCTAGAAGAAAAAATGCATACGTTCATGCATGTGagtacacacatgtacacacacacacgcacacacacacacacacaatgacagGGCAAAAGTTCCAAAATTTTAAACCTGGTAAATCTGGGTAAGGGTATACAGGAGTTGTTCTACTACactattctttcaacttttttgaaagtttgaagttatttcaaaacaaaaagctttCCAAACTTTAGGCAGTTACTTCTCTCCCATTCTGCCTGCTCTGTTGGGCCTGGAGACCATACGCCAGGAGGGACGATGGTTTATCGAGTGTTACGCTCTGATGCGTGACTGAAAAGGCCAACCCAGCTCTGGCAATTAGCAAGAAAGTACAATATGAAgctcccaggaaaaaaaaacaaaaagaaaaacaaacttttgaatgatttatctttaaaatatatagtttctCTTCAAATAGTAATCTGGATTTAATCACAACCTAGTGAGTTTTTAAACGTCTTCTACAATGTTTGTTATACGAAACAGCAAAACAATAGGAATATTTACCTTCAGATCTTTAATTTCAATCCATAAAAGATATCGGAtatattttctccttcctctggtaAGGGAATGATGAAAACTATTTTTGGCTTTTCATCAGACAATGTGGGAACAGGGTATAAGAAGTTTCCAAATGTAACTTCTGAATACCGGGATAAAACATGAATGTCTTTACTCTGCCACTCTATCGGGCCTCAGATGCATTTTCCtgaatatgtttatttcttcaagttagtttttgttttcttctttaaccttATTTTTATCTGAGATAAAAACTTTTTCCCCCTTTGTTCCTTCTtcttctggctttcttttttaaaatagagatgaggtcttgctatgttgctccagctgatcttgaactgccgggctcaagcgatcctcctgccttggcctcccaaggtgctaagattacaggcgtgagcccctatGGCTGGTCTTCTTCTTGATCTTAGCCAGAAGGCCAAGAAGTGATAAGAGGAGGACACTTGAAGTGTAGCTGGGCAAGAAGCCTTCTACCAGCTGCTTACTTTCTTTGTTCCTGacttttaaaagtgtgttgcTGTTGATACCGATGCCTGATTCCATTCAGAAACTGGACCTAGTTCTATTCACAGCTACATACATTAGAAATCATTtctagaggccaggcatggtaactcacgcctgtaattccagcactttgggaggccgaggcatgcaaactgcctgagctcaggagtttgagacctgtctgggcaacatggtaaaaccccatctctatcaaaaatacaaaaaattaactaggtatagtgccacacacctgtggtcccagctacctgaaaggctgaggtgggagggtctccTGAATCTGAGAGGaacaggctgcagtgaaccaatattgtgccactgtgccccagcctgggtgactgagtgagaccccgtcatctcaaaataaaaagaaatcgtTTCTAGAAACTGTTTTCCTGTGTGTAAACTAGTGGCACTGCAGCCTCAGGCAGGTGCTGAGATGGGGACCTGGAAAAGGCAACAGGCATTTTCAGTCAGAAACAATGTGACTTTCCTGCTCCAAAATGTGCAATTCAAAAGTCTTTCTCAGTTGTGACTAAAACAAACTTTGAGTTTACTATTTCAACAGTATTATAAAGGGAAGACCCAAGGAAGGGGACTGACACTGGGGAAACAGCTAGGAAGCTGCTCGGCACGGCCAGGGAGTCTGGAAGCATTCTGGTACTCCAGGGTGAACAAGGCAGAGTGCTTGATGTGGGCTAGAGGCTCAACCAACTTGGTTCGAATCTAGCCACTGCCACTTATTCGAGACAGTGATGAAAGGCTCAGTCTCCTGATATGTAAAATGCTGGCAGGATGAAGCTGAGTTACACAAAGTGCCTTATACAGCGTGTCAGGCATCCAACAGAGGCCATTATCAACATCACACTGACAGCATTTCAAGCAGAGTATCCAAACAGTTACCCCATCTTCAGGCCTAATGAGTTCAAATATTTGCTTAACAACAGCAGCCAGTAACTCTTACCTGGCCTCAACTGGCAGCAGATATTCTGGCCCTCAAATACCTACCTAATAGGAAATGGTCACAGACACAAAATAAGCTTAACAAAaggcagtgttttgttttgttttttttgagataaggacTCAACTCtatcccccaggttggagtgcagtggcatgatcatagttcaatgcagccttgacctcccaggctcaagtgatcctcctacctcagcctccgaagtagatgggaccacaggcgtgtgccatcacaccaggctaattatttaatttttcctttcttttcttttctttttttttgagatggagtttcgctctttttgcccaggctggagtgcaatggtacaatctcggctcactgcaacctctgcctcccaagttcaagcggttctcctgtctcagcctcctgagtagctaggattacaggcatgcgccaccacgcctggctaatgtttttatattttttagtagagacagggtttatccatgttggccaggctggtctcgaactcccgaccctcaggtgatctgcctgcctctgcctcccaaagtgctgggattacaggcgtgagccaccgcgcctggcctaattatttaatttttcatggagacgaggtcttgctatattgctcacgctggtctcgagctcctgggctcaagtgatcatcctgccttggcctcccaaagtgttgggattataggcataagccacagcacctggctggcAGTTCTTTCTGGGGTGATTAGAAGTTGGGACCATGTATTACCTGTCTGAGTCAGCATTATAAAATACCTATGGCCACTGTCCTGGCAAAATATGGAAGCATCAAAGCTCATCTACCCAGAATGCAGTTAACAACCAGGAAGTAAGCAAGAGAAAGACAAACGATGTGGCAGCTAAAACAGATTTGATAGGCCAAGTCAGATCCTCCTCTGAACCAGTCAGGGAGGAGAGCAGGATTACCATAATGCCTCTGTGCTAAAAGCTTATCTTGTTTACTTAAATAAAAGCAGTGCCCCTCAGGTCTTGAGTAAGAGCTTGTTGACATCACCCTCACACAGACTTTATCTCTTGTTTCTAACCCTGTGTTAGAAGCAGGAACACAGAAGATTTAGTTGCTCCTGACAGCAGTGGGAGCCACTGTCTAAAagatacaaaggagaaaaaagtataCCTGCAGCAAGTGATATCACCTCTGGGGCTGCCACCATATCATCTCACTACACCCTGAGGGGGTCCCGGCACTAGACAAGCTCCAAATCTTACGCAAATTAAACAACcccaggtcaggtgtggtggtttatgcctataatcgcagcactttgggaggctgaggtgggtggatcacctgaggtcaggagtttgagaccagcctggtcaacatggcaaaactctactaaacaaaatacaaaaattaaccatgcgtggtggtgggcccctgtagtcccagctactcaggaggctgaggcatgagaattgcttgagtccaggaggccgaagttgcagtaagctgagatcatgctactgcactccagcctgggttacagagcgagactccatttcaaaaaataacaacaaaaaaaagccaaatacaacaaaacaaaaaaacacaacatattaaACAACCCCAAAGATTACACAAATTTCAAGTATCTTTAGAGTATTTGTTTTCAGAAAGCCTGGCCCATGGACATTTTTCAACAGCATCTCCACTGTAAAGGTGGAATAGTGTGAGTCACACAGGCATGGTGAGTCCCTCTAAAGCACATCCCTGCTGGGTGCTCTCCAGTCACCAGCCCTGGGCGCCCACTCAAACCCAGCTCTTGGTGAAGTTTCCCTGACTCTCTGGGCACTTCCACTCCTACCACACAGGATAGAGCACACCCCTTTCCGTATCCCCCTTCTGCTCTGGCAGCATTATTTTCAGAGTCTTTGCTTTACTGCACGTCTGTCCCATCTGAGCCCTGACTGGTCCATGAGCCCCTGGTGGGAACTTTGTCTCTGGTACCTAAACACTATCTGGAGGTGGTGGACAAGGTgtctggagaaaaagaaactccTCTCCGGGATGCCTGAACTCCCAGGATTCTAGGTTAGTTTTGCAAACCTTTAAATAAGGGATTTTCATCAAGGGGCCCATGGATCCTTCAGTGAGGTTTATGAGTCCCACATCAAAGGTTGGGTGTCTGTTTATCTACATCAGATTCTCTTAAAAGTCCATGATCCTAAAACAGTTAAGAACTAACGCTGTGAGGGCCTCCTCCTGGGTCAAAGCCACAGGGAACCTGCCATGTGGATGCTGCAGCGGCGTGTGGATCAGCCAGGCCGCCTttcactgtgttttgttttccctcCCAGCTTTAGCTCTGCCAAAATGAAACACTCGTTCCACCCacttctcattttcctcatcacaACATCTGTGTGGGGTGGCAGCAAAGGCCCGCTGGATCAGCTTGAGAAAGGAGGGGAAACTGCTCAGTCTGCAGATCCCCAGTGGGAGCAGTTAAATAACAAAAACCTGAGCATGCCTCTTCTCCCTGTCGACTTCCACAAGGAAAACACCGTCACCAACGACTGGATTCCAGAGGGGGAGGAGGACGATGACTATCTGGACCTGGAGAAGATACTCAGTGAAGACGACGACTACATCGACATCATCGACAGTCTGTCAGTTTCCCCGACAGACTCTGATGCAAGTGCTGGGAACATCCTCCAGCTTTTTCACGGCAAGAGCCGGATCCAGCGCCTTAACATCCTCAACGCCAAGTTCGCTTTCAACCTCTACCGAGTGCTGAAAGACCAGGTCAACACTTTTGATAACATCTTCATAGCACCTGTTGGCATTTCTACTGCGATGGGTATGATTTCCTTAGGTCTGAAGGGAGAGACCCATGAACAAGTGCACtcaattttgcattttaaagactTTGTTAATGCCAGCAGCAAGTATGAAATCACGACCATTCATAATCTCTTCCGTAAGCTGACTCATCGCCTCTTCAGGAGGAATTTTGGGTACACACTGCGGTCAGTCAATGACCTTTATATACAGAAGCAGTTTCCAATCCTGCCTGACTTCAAAACTAAAGTAAGAGAGTATTACTTTGCTGAGGCCCAGGTAGCTGAC comes from Macaca fascicularis isolate 582-1 chromosome 10, T2T-MFA8v1.1 and encodes:
- the SERPIND1 gene encoding heparin cofactor 2; protein product: MKHSFHPLLIFLITTSVWGGSKGPLDQLEKGGETAQSADPQWEQLNNKNLSMPLLPVDFHKENTVTNDWIPEGEEDDDYLDLEKILSEDDDYIDIIDSLSVSPTDSDASAGNILQLFHGKSRIQRLNILNAKFAFNLYRVLKDQVNTFDNIFIAPVGISTAMGMISLGLKGETHEQVHSILHFKDFVNASSKYEITTIHNLFRKLTHRLFRRNFGYTLRSVNDLYIQKQFPILPDFKTKVREYYFAEAQVADFSDPEFISKTNNHIMKLTKGLIKDALENIDPATQMMILNCIYFKGSWVNKFPVEMTHNHNFRLNEREVVKVSMMQTKGNFLAANDRELDCDVLQLEYVGGISMLIVVPHKLSGMKTLEAQLTPQVVERWQKSMTNRTREVLLPKFKLEKNYNLVESLKSMGITTLFDKNGNMAGISDQRIAIDMFKHQGTITVNEEGTQATAVTTVGFMPLSTQVRFTVDRPFLFLIYEHRTSCLLFMGRVANPSRS